A part of Cottoperca gobio chromosome 4, fCotGob3.1, whole genome shotgun sequence genomic DNA contains:
- the ctdspl3 gene encoding CTD small phosphatase-like protein 2-B isoform X1, producing the protein MRLRSQKTLTASCSEMPRSKRRWSNNATPRQTSLSWTESLLQTKDDETCDNDSYDDIPTMMRRPLLRGRARKRAIAVNEGKTDLVFKTPIRPIVRHESILSEISPVSPHNATARNIYSPIVRFLTPTKETFFPCPDVKRAGSGTTVLMSPEQGVFGFGSIDLLAGEEEDDIFNPSTFIKNIPSQSEHSLPQIRDIPPKTRSTPEATLVVDLEETLMFSSLNVIEEAEYTFNTAFQDHQYKVYMILRPHVKEFLQSMAKIYELFVYTCAKKEYAEKILDILDPQRKLFRHRLYQEDCACVLGHYIKDLGALGRDLAKTVVLDNAPHTYPYHLMNTIPIKSWSGESEDRELQKLVPYMEKMSAAEDFRDVLKKRKDHFHRLLSED; encoded by the exons ATGAGACTTAGGTCTCAAAAGACCCTTACAGCATCTTGCTCGGAGATGCCGAGGAGCAAACGCCGTTGGTCTAACAACGCAACGCCGAGACAAACGAGTTTATCGTGGACCGAAAGCCTTCTTCAAACCAAG GATGACGAGACCTGTGATAATGACTCATACGACGATATTCCCACAATGATGAGGCGGCCGCTGCTTCGTGGCCGGGCAAGGAAGAGAGCCATCGCTGTTAATGAGGGAAAAACTG ATTTGGTCTTCAAGACTCCGATCAGGCCCATCGTGCGCCATGAGAGCATACTGTCGGAGATCAGCCCAGTGTCTCCTCACAATGCAACAGCCAGAAACATCTACTCTCCCATCGTGCGTTTCCTCACACCCACTAAAGAGA CATTTTTCCCCTGTCCAGATGTGAAGCGTGCAGGTAGTGGAACCACTGTGTTGATGAGCCCAGAACAAGGTGTGTTTGGCTTTGGCTCCATTGACCTTCTggctggagaagaggaagatgacatCTTCAATCC CTCCACGTTCATCAAGAACATACCGTCGCAGTCTGAACATTCCCTTCCCCAAATCAGAGATATTCCCCCCAAGACCAGGAGCACCCCGGAGGCCACTCTGGTGGTCGACCTG GAGGAGACGCTGATGTTCAGCTCTCTGAATGTGATCGAGGAAGCGGAGTACACCTTCAACACCGCTTTCCAGGACCATCAGTACAAG GTGTACATGATCCTACGACCACATGTCAAAGAGTTTCTGCAGTCCATGGCAAAAATCTATGAG CTGTTTGTTTACACGTGTGCAAAGAAAGAATACGCAGAGAAGATATTGGACATCCTGGACCCGCAGAGAAAACTGTTTCG ACATCGTCTGTATCAGGAGGATTGTGCCTGTGTTCTCGGCCACTACATCAAAGATCTCGGCGCTCTTGGGAGGGACCTCGCCAAGACTGTCGTTCTGGACAACGCACCCCACACGTACCCGTACCAT CTGATGAACACGATTCCCATCAAGAGCTGGTCCGGGGAGTCGGAAGACCGAGAACTCCAGAAGCTCGTCCCTTACATGGAGAAAATGTCAGCTGCG GAGGATTTTCGGGATGtactgaagaagaggaaggatcACTTCCACAGGCTGCTGTCGGAGGACTAA
- the ctdspl3 gene encoding CTD small phosphatase-like protein 2-B isoform X2, protein MRLRSQKTLTASCSEMPRSKRRWSNNATPRQTSLSWTESLLQTKDDETCDNDSYDDIPTMMRRPLLRGRARKRAIAVNEGKTDLVFKTPIRPIVRHESILSEISPVSPHNATARNIYSPIVRFLTPTKENVKRAGSGTTVLMSPEQGVFGFGSIDLLAGEEEDDIFNPSTFIKNIPSQSEHSLPQIRDIPPKTRSTPEATLVVDLEETLMFSSLNVIEEAEYTFNTAFQDHQYKVYMILRPHVKEFLQSMAKIYELFVYTCAKKEYAEKILDILDPQRKLFRHRLYQEDCACVLGHYIKDLGALGRDLAKTVVLDNAPHTYPYHLMNTIPIKSWSGESEDRELQKLVPYMEKMSAAEDFRDVLKKRKDHFHRLLSED, encoded by the exons ATGAGACTTAGGTCTCAAAAGACCCTTACAGCATCTTGCTCGGAGATGCCGAGGAGCAAACGCCGTTGGTCTAACAACGCAACGCCGAGACAAACGAGTTTATCGTGGACCGAAAGCCTTCTTCAAACCAAG GATGACGAGACCTGTGATAATGACTCATACGACGATATTCCCACAATGATGAGGCGGCCGCTGCTTCGTGGCCGGGCAAGGAAGAGAGCCATCGCTGTTAATGAGGGAAAAACTG ATTTGGTCTTCAAGACTCCGATCAGGCCCATCGTGCGCCATGAGAGCATACTGTCGGAGATCAGCCCAGTGTCTCCTCACAATGCAACAGCCAGAAACATCTACTCTCCCATCGTGCGTTTCCTCACACCCACTAAAGAGA ATGTGAAGCGTGCAGGTAGTGGAACCACTGTGTTGATGAGCCCAGAACAAGGTGTGTTTGGCTTTGGCTCCATTGACCTTCTggctggagaagaggaagatgacatCTTCAATCC CTCCACGTTCATCAAGAACATACCGTCGCAGTCTGAACATTCCCTTCCCCAAATCAGAGATATTCCCCCCAAGACCAGGAGCACCCCGGAGGCCACTCTGGTGGTCGACCTG GAGGAGACGCTGATGTTCAGCTCTCTGAATGTGATCGAGGAAGCGGAGTACACCTTCAACACCGCTTTCCAGGACCATCAGTACAAG GTGTACATGATCCTACGACCACATGTCAAAGAGTTTCTGCAGTCCATGGCAAAAATCTATGAG CTGTTTGTTTACACGTGTGCAAAGAAAGAATACGCAGAGAAGATATTGGACATCCTGGACCCGCAGAGAAAACTGTTTCG ACATCGTCTGTATCAGGAGGATTGTGCCTGTGTTCTCGGCCACTACATCAAAGATCTCGGCGCTCTTGGGAGGGACCTCGCCAAGACTGTCGTTCTGGACAACGCACCCCACACGTACCCGTACCAT CTGATGAACACGATTCCCATCAAGAGCTGGTCCGGGGAGTCGGAAGACCGAGAACTCCAGAAGCTCGTCCCTTACATGGAGAAAATGTCAGCTGCG GAGGATTTTCGGGATGtactgaagaagaggaaggatcACTTCCACAGGCTGCTGTCGGAGGACTAA